A genome region from Tolypothrix sp. PCC 7712 includes the following:
- a CDS encoding URC4/urg3 family protein translates to MDRRTAKARSTQREEGEEEIVRYLRSPEAIRERCGQLFSWVCEGNSENFACDLTQLGKVADYVIEVIRTEYPNLDIPFHSRWRHFEVGGVRRVANLDPQLVGLSPADKVAAKFDLAIVSVLLDAGAGDKWHYDELETGLRLGRSEGLAVASFRMFCEGNFALNSLPQADAYRLQRLTEAELATGFQANAENPLVGITGRLNLLQKLGKVIVTFPHLFGYHNPRPGNLVNYLLGKSENRQLAATTVLDAILEGLSDIWPGRLEIAGVNLGDVWQHPAINDDGLVPFHKLSQWLTYSLLEPLQELGITITGLDQLTGLPEYRNGGLCVDLGLITVKNPEIFRTSHSVASEIIVEWRALTVILLDLIAATVRDKLGMSSEELPLVKILQGGTWTAGRKIAAELRTGGIPPIQIESDGTVF, encoded by the coding sequence GTGGATAGACGAACCGCGAAGGCGCGAAGTACACAAAGAGAAGAGGGGGAAGAAGAGATTGTGAGATATCTTCGTTCTCCGGAGGCGATTCGAGAAAGATGTGGGCAATTATTTTCTTGGGTATGTGAGGGGAACTCAGAGAATTTTGCTTGCGATTTGACGCAGTTGGGAAAGGTTGCGGATTATGTGATTGAGGTAATCCGCACAGAATACCCAAATTTAGATATTCCCTTTCACAGCCGTTGGCGACATTTTGAAGTTGGGGGTGTAAGGCGAGTCGCGAATTTAGATCCTCAGTTGGTGGGATTATCTCCTGCTGATAAAGTGGCGGCTAAGTTTGATTTGGCGATTGTGAGTGTGCTGCTAGATGCTGGTGCTGGGGATAAATGGCATTATGATGAGCTGGAAACTGGCTTAAGATTAGGTCGTTCGGAAGGCTTGGCTGTGGCTAGTTTCCGGATGTTTTGTGAAGGCAATTTTGCACTTAATAGCTTACCCCAGGCTGATGCTTATCGCTTACAAAGATTAACTGAAGCAGAACTAGCAACTGGATTCCAAGCCAATGCGGAAAATCCCTTAGTGGGAATTACCGGAAGATTGAATTTATTACAAAAGTTAGGAAAAGTCATAGTTACTTTCCCCCATTTATTTGGATATCACAATCCTCGTCCGGGGAATTTAGTTAATTATCTCTTGGGTAAGTCAGAAAATCGACAGTTAGCTGCTACTACTGTATTAGATGCAATCCTAGAAGGGCTGAGTGATATTTGGCCGGGAAGATTAGAGATAGCTGGGGTAAATTTAGGTGATGTTTGGCAACATCCAGCTATTAATGATGATGGATTAGTGCCTTTTCATAAGCTGTCTCAGTGGTTGACATATTCTTTATTGGAACCGCTACAAGAACTGGGTATAACAATTACTGGTTTAGATCAACTCACTGGTTTACCAGAATATCGCAATGGGGGTTTATGCGTTGATTTGGGATTAATTACTGTGAAAAATCCTGAGATTTTCCGCACTTCTCACTCCGTAGCATCAGAAATTATCGTTGAATGGCGCGCTTTGACAGTGATTCTTCTAGATTTGATTGCGGCGACAGTACGCGACAAGTTGGGTATGAGTAGCGAAGAACTCCCATTAGTCAAAATCCTCCAAGGGGGAACTTGGACAGCCGGACGCAAAATTGCTGCTGAACTCAGAACAGGTGGGATACCCCCCATACAAATAGAAAGTGATGGCACGGTATTCTAG
- the upp gene encoding uracil phosphoribosyltransferase, with the protein MTNQVTLIEHPLIQHKLTLMRRAETSTTKFRNLVKEVSLLLAYEVTRDLPVKYEEIQTPLAAMNAPVLAPDKKLVLVSIMRAGQGILDGMLELIPSARVGHVGLYRDPKTLIPVEYYFKVPHDVEHRDMIVVDPMLATGNSAVAAVERLKSTNPLSIKFVCLLAAPEGIKHFCEVHPDVPLYTAAIDDYLDEHGYIIPGLGDAGDRLFGTR; encoded by the coding sequence ATGACAAATCAAGTTACGTTAATTGAACATCCATTGATTCAGCACAAACTAACACTGATGCGGCGGGCGGAGACGAGTACAACGAAGTTTCGTAACCTCGTTAAAGAAGTTAGTTTGTTGTTGGCTTATGAGGTAACGCGGGATTTACCTGTGAAATATGAAGAGATTCAAACGCCTCTCGCCGCGATGAATGCGCCTGTGCTTGCACCAGATAAAAAGCTAGTGTTAGTTTCCATTATGCGGGCGGGACAGGGGATTTTAGATGGGATGTTGGAGTTAATTCCTTCAGCTAGGGTGGGACACGTGGGTTTATATCGTGACCCAAAAACACTGATTCCTGTGGAGTATTATTTTAAGGTTCCCCATGATGTCGAACACCGAGATATGATTGTTGTCGATCCGATGTTAGCAACCGGTAATTCGGCGGTGGCGGCGGTGGAACGCTTGAAATCAACGAATCCGTTATCGATTAAGTTTGTCTGCTTATTGGCTGCACCGGAAGGGATTAAGCATTTTTGTGAGGTACATCCAGATGTGCCTTTATATACGGCTGCTATCGATGACTATTTGGATGAGCATGGCTATATTATCCCCGGTTTAGGAGATGCAGGCGATCGCTTGTTTGGCACAAGATAA
- a CDS encoding ABC transporter permease: MNNLNFFSDYLVATVRLAVPLGFAALGGLYSERSGVLNIALEGMLLTGAFTSAVATFYSGNPWLGVIASVIAGGLVGLLHAFLCVTLRVDQLVSGLAINLVAAGLTSFLGRLVFGGSSTQQLPGIGAIITPGLANLPVIGALLFQQDILVYSLLILVIFTTYILFQTSFGLTLRAVGESPQAADTAGILVTRVRYLAVFISGCLASLGGAYLTLVQVRFFAEGMSAGKGFIAIAALIFGRWHPLGSALACLLFGATEALQLRIQALGANIPYQFLVMLPYAIALFALVGLAGKSTPPKALGTAYFGENRHSD, encoded by the coding sequence ATGAATAATCTCAATTTTTTCTCTGATTACTTGGTTGCGACTGTGCGTCTAGCTGTACCCTTGGGATTTGCTGCTTTAGGGGGATTGTATTCGGAACGCTCAGGGGTGTTAAATATCGCTTTGGAAGGTATGTTATTAACTGGGGCTTTTACTAGTGCTGTTGCTACTTTCTACAGTGGAAATCCTTGGCTGGGTGTCATCGCATCTGTGATTGCTGGCGGATTGGTAGGGTTACTCCACGCCTTTTTATGTGTAACTTTGCGGGTTGATCAATTAGTCTCTGGACTAGCAATTAATCTTGTCGCCGCCGGGTTAACATCATTTCTAGGAAGGCTGGTATTTGGCGGTAGTAGTACACAGCAATTACCGGGAATTGGGGCGATAATTACTCCTGGTTTGGCGAATCTTCCCGTGATCGGGGCTTTGTTATTTCAGCAAGATATTTTAGTATATTCACTATTAATATTAGTTATTTTCACAACATATATATTATTTCAAACCAGCTTTGGGCTGACATTACGGGCTGTGGGAGAATCGCCGCAAGCTGCTGATACTGCTGGAATTTTGGTAACAAGGGTACGTTATCTTGCTGTATTCATTAGCGGTTGCCTTGCTAGTTTGGGAGGTGCTTATTTAACCTTGGTACAAGTGAGATTTTTTGCCGAGGGGATGAGTGCAGGTAAAGGATTTATTGCGATCGCAGCTTTAATTTTTGGCAGATGGCATCCTCTAGGTAGTGCTTTGGCTTGTTTGCTATTTGGGGCTACGGAAGCTTTGCAACTGCGAATTCAAGCATTAGGGGCAAATATACCTTACCAATTTTTAGTCATGTTACCTTATGCGATCGCTTTATTCGCATTGGTAGGATTAGCCGGGAAATCAACACCACCCAAAGCATTAGGTACTGCTTACTTTGGAGAAAATCGCCATTCAGATTAA